In the Carassius auratus strain Wakin chromosome 50, ASM336829v1, whole genome shotgun sequence genome, one interval contains:
- the LOC113066887 gene encoding G2 and S phase-expressed protein 1, with the protein MASLTHSDFFSLAEEKFDFDVSLSPESSKGDYDVEDEVFMGPISHKENCISHGVEIHVKDSVSSGPSLGDEPSWSPLTGEKFDEICKEAQLLASHLEQTVTDSVAESSVVSSSQAEETETFEEDTTSKLNMFSKPADVLSPIKRETFLVQDSPMKQLPPAIQKRMLKSIGTAGFGKPRLSTSSPVRPAVTQPKMATRGKTLVASSGVFPSKPTAQRNSRLSSSTKLPPATKTRLPPPSKSNFGLKRSPSNRNTSRTGSSEDLLSDNTSVASDVSDSSFNSSLPGRSSIPTRNKTELRAPAALKAPSLQNSRVVDRRRNTSSSSSSVSSINSSLTISPGSKAKLTSSLNSSTNSIGAHSHSGMSRLPSSSRKSSVVTRNPEPPVSRRTSISTQGRRASELLSRPVRATPIKKSDPLPLPQLQTPAKNTGERTASTSSVSASASKMGSALRGNPKLKVPVVPTPINYLKGVRKSEVSSSPDVPRFMKPKRLLSACSVESTADHLVGPPVGLLTPSAMGSKLRRPSALPTPVNRRISGIPALTPKSVTRLSKPSQVTEHSLTSTQTATHSSPENLKESENQEDKQISVSSEETCPPADLPPCSLVFNMEDEPEEHPLCEPAVVENPSEPPSCDPEPLEIDIKPPTLPSTVDTQKHLQNTEKKEVKEVLLVDAPAPALQLTEKMLIDLSNTPDLIKTSSGKPWGGQLIDLSSPLIKWSPEEKKENAENAGPLIDLSF; encoded by the exons ATGGCATCTCTCACTCACAGTG attttttttcactGGCTGAGGAGAAATTTGACTTTGATGTTTCATTGTCACCTGAAAG TTCCAAAGGAGATTATGATGTTGAGGATGAGGTTTTCATGGGTCCAATCAGTCATAAAGAGAACTGCATTTCCCATGGAGTGGAGATTCATGTGAAGGACAGTGTAAGCAGCGGCCCATCTCTGGGAGATGAGCCCAGCTGGAGTCCGCTCACAGGAGAGAAGTTTGATGAAATCTGCAAAGAAGCTCAGCTGCTCGCCAGCCACCTCGAGCAAACTGTCACCGATTCTGTAGCGGAGAGCAGCGTCGTTTCCTCAAGCCAAGCCGAGGAGACCGAGACATTTGAGGAAGACACCACATCCAAACTGAACATGTTTAGCAAGCCAGCTGATGTTCTGAGTCCCATCAAAAGAGAAACCTTTCTTGTGCAGGACAGCCCAATGAAGCAACTTCCACCTGCCATTCAGAAGCGTATGCTGAAGTCTATCGGGACGGCTGGGTTTGGCAAACCACGTCTTAGTACATCAAGTCCAGTCAGGCCTGCTGTGACACAGCCTAAGATGGCAACTAGAGGAAAAACCCTTGTGGCTAGTAGTGGGGTGTTCCCCAGCAAACCCACGGCACAAAGGAACTCACGACTTTCCTCCAGCACCAAACTGCCACCGGCTACTAAAACTAGGCTTCCTCCTCCCAGCAAA AGTAATTTTGGGCTAAAGCGCAGTCCCAGCAATAGAAACACAAGTAGAACTGGTTCTTCTGAAGACCTACTCTCCGATAACACCAGCGTTGCTTCTGATGTCAGTGATTCATCCTTTAACAGTAGTTTGCCAGGAAGAAGCAGCATTCCGACCCGGAACAAG ACAGAACTGCGAGCTCCAGCTGCTCTTAAAGCTCCTTCCCTCCAGAACTCAAGAGTTGTAGACAGGAGAAGAAACACTTCATCTTCTTCCTCATCTGTGTCCAGCATCAATTCTAGTCTAACTATCTCTCCAGGAAGTAAAG CCAAACTCACTTCCTCCCTGAACTCCAGCACTAACAGCATCGGTGCTCATTCACACAGCGGCATGAGCAGGTTGCCAAGTTCAAGCCGCAAATCCTCTGTTGTTACCAGAAACCCAGAGCCCCCCGTCAGCAGACGGACCTCCATCTCTACACAGGGGAGGAGGGCGTCTGAACTCCTTTCCAGACCTGTTAGAGCTACACCCATTAAAAAATCAGACCCATTACCACTTCCTCAGCTTCAGACCCCAGCAAAAAATACAGGTGAACGGACCGCCTCTACATCCAGCGTCTCTGCATCTGCTTCGAAGATGGGAAGTGCTCTTAGAGGAAACCCCAAACTCAAGGTCCCAGTGGTGCCAACACCCATAAACTACCTGAAAGGAGTTCGCAAATCAGAGG TTTCCTCCTCGCCCGATGTCCCTCGTTTCATGAAGCCAAAGAGATTATTGTCTGCTTGCAGTGTGGAGag TACTGCTGATCATCTAGTGGGTCCTCCAGTGGGCCTCCTGACGCCCTCAGCTATGGGCAGTAAACTGCGGAGACCCTCGGCTCTTCCCACTCCAGTCAACCGCCGGATCTCGGGCATCCCTGCACTCACACCGAAGAGTGTGACACGTCTGAGTAAACCTTCCCAGGTCACAGAGCACTCATTGACCTCCACCCAAACAGCCACTCATTCAAG CCCTGAAAACTTGAAAGAAAGTGAGAATCAGGAAGATAAGCAAATTTCAGTGTCCAGTGAGGAGACCTGCCCTCCAGCTGACCTCCCGCCCTGCTCCCTGGTGTTTAATATGGAGGACGAGCCTGAGGAACATCCTCTCTGTGAGCCAGCAGTTGTGGAGAATCCCTCAGAGCCACCTTCGTGTGATCCAGAGCCTCTTGAAATCGACATCAAACCCCCAACTCTTCCAAGTACAGTGGACACCCAAAAACACCTGCAGAACACAGAGAAAAAGGAAGTTAAAGAG GTTTTGCTTGTGGACGCACCTGCACCAGCACTTCAGCTGACAGAAAAGATGCTGATTGATCTCTCCAATACCCCAGACCTGATCAAAACCTCCTCTGGAAAGCCCTGGGGAGGACAG TTAATTGACCTGAGTTCACCTCTTATAAAGTGGAGTCCAGAGGAGAAGAAGGAAAACGCTGAGAATGCAGGTCCGCTGATCGACTTGTCTTTTTAG
- the LOC113066884 gene encoding actin-related protein 6 — MSTLVLDNGACFAKIGYSHEKVSVIPNCQFRSKTSRLKTFTANQLDEIKDPSGLFFILPFQKGYLVNWDVQRKVWDHLFGKDMFKVDFADTNIVITEPYFNFSSIQDTMNEILFEEYQFQSALRINAGSLSAHRYFHENNSELCCIVVDSGFSFTHIVPYCRGRKMKEGICRINVGGKLLSNHLKEIISYRQLHVMDETYVINQVKEDVCYVSQNFYKDMEIAQLKGEDNTVMRDYVLPDFSSIKKGFCKPREEMNFTGKYKTGEQILRLTNERFAVPEMLFHPSDIGIQEMGIPEALVNSINNMPEEMQPHFYKNIVLTGGNTLFPGFRDRVYKEVRALAPVEYQVSVVLPQNPICYPWEGGKLLAENPDFEEMVVTREDYEENGHYVCEEKFDI, encoded by the exons ATGTCAACGCTTGTCTTGGACAATGGTGCGTGCTTCGCTAAAATCGGGTACAGTCATGAGAAAGTCAG CGTTATCCCAAATTGCCAGTTCCGTTCGAAGACCTCCAGGCTGAAAACATTCACCGCGAATCAGCTGGATGAGATCAAAGACCCGTCTGGACTCTTCTTCATCCTCCCGTTTCAAAAG GGGTATCTTGTAAACTGGGACGTGCAGCGTAAAGTTTGGGATCATCTGTTTGGAAAAGATATGTTTAAG GTGGACTTTGCGGATACCAACATTGTGATAACAGAACCGTACTTCAACTTCAGCTCAATTCAAGATACCATGAATGAGATTTTATTTGAAGAATATCAATTCCAGTCAGCACTCAGAATTAATG CTGGATCTTTGAGTGCTCATCGATACTTCCATGAGAACAACTCTGAGCTGTGTTGTATTGTGGTGGACAGCGGCTTCTCCTTCACACACATTGTTCCTTATTGCAGGGGAAGAAAGATGAAAGAGGGCATTTGCAG GATAAATGTTGGAGGAAAGCTGCTCTCCAACCATCTGAAGGAGATCATTTCATACAG GCAGCTGCATGTGATGGATGAGACGTATGTGATCAATCAGGTCAAGGAAGATGTGTGTTATGTGTCACAAAATTTCTACAAGGACATGGAGATTGCACA ATTGAAAGGTGAAGATAATACAGTTATGAGAGACTATGTGCTGCCGGATTTCAGTTCTATCAAAAAAGGATTTTGCAAG CCTAGAGAGGAGATGAATTTTACTGGCAAATATAAAACTGGGGAGCAGATCTTGCGGCTCACCAATGAGAGGTTCGCAGTGCCAGAGATGCTCTTTCACCCCTCTGACATTGGCATTCAGGAGATGGGCATACCTGAGGCTTTGGTCAACTCCATTAACAACATGCCGGAAg AGATGCAGCCCCACTTTTACAAGAACATTGTTCTTACTGGCGGCAACACCTTGTTCCCTGGATTCAGAGATCGGGTTTACAAAGAAGTCCGGGCACTGGCTCCTGTAGAATATCAAGTTTCTGTCGTTCTGCCACAGAA TCCTATTTGTTACCCGTGGGAAGGAGGAAAGTTATTGGCTGAAAACCCTGACTTTGAAGAGATGGTGGTCACGAGAGAGGATTATGAGGAAAATGGACATTATGTCTGCGAGGAGAAGTTTGATATTTGA